The Mus pahari chromosome 2, PAHARI_EIJ_v1.1, whole genome shotgun sequence genomic interval AGGTGTTCTAGATATTGGCAATGGAGCACCTTAAGTTACAAAAGATAGCCTTTGAGGTCTACATGTTCTCCATAGCTTTATCATGTGACTGGGACATGAATGATGGTTTTACAATAGCAACTACAGTTGTAAGGACACAAACCACATACTAAGCGAGTGGTTCTTATATCCAAAGCATCCTCACCTCCACAAGCCATGAGTGCAATGCAGAAAGTATGTTCTGCAAACATGTTATGGTTGAGGGAGAACTTTACGCAAATGAATTTCATAAGCAAGaatattcatctttttaaagataaatgccTTAAATTTATGAATAGATCAAAATGAAACTAAACAAATAAGTTAAGAAAAGAATGAGAGGGGCACAAATCAATTACGGTCTGCGCCAGCattgggtcacctagggcatggagtagGTGGACATCCCCAccgtccctagaggactgcccatgccatcttaggatcactggtgagtggaacacaacagctgctccaattcAATAGTGACTGGCTTGTgaaagcaggaacaaggacaacagagcattttctgaccagaggctcaggttcctttcaatcagttcaggtttaccttggattcaaacagaccagacaactccacggtcttcaaaggagacaccacttccatgcactgtaacatccctaggatcttaggacaacagaatcccaggataacaggagctgggtcacactagtatttgagtgtctcagaggagcttgactgtcaagaactcagacacacccagaatttcAGGCTCACAGGAGctcacaatcaaagaatcacagagaaatctggactctgagaagtcctgaatcaactgggattataggaaggacaggctccaatcagatatattgaaggcggcaagcactagagataatcagatggcaggaggcaagtgtaagaacagaagcaatagaaaccaaggttacttggcatcatcagaatcaaacactcccaccatagcaaatcctggatacatcatcacaccagaaaagcaggacatggatctaaagtcacttctcatgatgatgatggagctTTAAGAATAAGATAcgggaaatcacaggtaaacagatagaagactttaaagtggaaacacaaaagtcccttaaagagttacaggaaaatgctaccgaACGCCACCAAAAGGAGgtgaaattaaacaaaaccaggatctaaaaatggaagtagaaacaataaagaaaacccaaagggagactactctggagatagaaaccttaggaaagaaatcaggaacaatagatgcaagcatcagcaacagaatacaagagatgcaatccccatcaaaattccaactcaattcttcaatgagttacaaagggcaatttgcaaattcatctggagtaacaaaaaacccaggatagcaaaaacctcttctaaatgataaaagaatctctgagggaatcactatgcctgacctaaacctctactacagagcaattgtgattaaaaactgcatggtactggtatagcaacagacaggtagaccaatggaatagaattgaagacccagaaatgaactcaaacacctatggtcacttgatctttgacaagggagctaaaaccttccagtggaaaaaagacagcattttcaacaaatggtgctggcactaCTGGCtattatcatatagaagaatgagaattgatccattcttatctccttgtattaaggtcaaatctaagtggatcaaggaactccacataaaaccagagacactgaaaNNNNNNNNNNNNNNNNNNNNNNNNNNNNNNNNNNNNNNNNNNNNNNNNNNNNNNNNNNNNNNNNNNNNNNNNNNNNNNNNNNNNNNNNNNNNNNNNNNNNNNNNNNNNNNNNNNNNNNNNNNNNNNNNNNNNNNNNNNNNNNNNNNNNNNNNNNNNNNNNNNNNNNNNNNNNNNNNNNNNNNNNNNNNNNNNNNNNNNNNNNNNNNNNNNNNNNNNNNNNNNNNNNNNNNNNNNNNNNNNNNNNNNNNNNNNNNNNNNNNNNNNNNNNNNNNNNNNNNNNNNNNNNNNNNNNNNNNNNNNNNNNNNNNNNNNNNNNNNNNNNNNNNNNNNNNNNNNNNNNNNNNNNNNNNNNNNNNNNNNNNNNNNNNNNNNNNNNNNNNNNNNNNNNNNNNNNNNNNNNNNNNNNNNNNNNNNNNNNNNNNNNNNNNNNNNNNNNNNNNNNNNNNNNNNNNNNNNNNNNNNNNNNNNNNNNNNNNNNNNNNNNNNNNNNNNNNNNNNNNNNNNNNNNNNNNNNNNNNNNNNNNNNNNNNNNNNNNNNNNNNNNNNNNNNNNNNNNNNNNNNNNNNNNNNNNNNNNNNNNNNNNNNNNNNNNNNNNNNNNNNNNNNNNNNNNNNNNNNNNNNNNNNNNNNNNNNNNNNNNNNNNNNNNNNNNNNNNNNNNNNNNNNNNNNNNNNNNNNNNNNNNNNNNNNNNNNNNNNNNNNNNNNNNNNNNNNNNNNNNNNNNNNNNNNNNNNNNNNNNNNNNNNNNNNNNNNNNNNNNNNNNNNNNNNNNNNNNNNNNNNNNNNNNNNNNNNNNNNNNNNNNNNNNNNNNNNNNNNNNNNNNNNNNNNNNNNNNNNNNNNNNNNNNNNNNNNNNNNNNNNNNNNNNNNNNNNNNNNNNNNNNNNNNNNNNNNNNNNNNNNNNNNNNNNNNNNNNNNNNNNNNNNNNNNNNNNNNNNNNNNNNNNNNNNNNNNNNNNNNNNNNNNNNNNNNNNNNNNNNNNNNNNNNNNNNNNNNNNNNNNNNNNNNNNNNNNNNNNNNNNNNNNNNNNNNNNNNNNNNNNNNNNNNNNNNNNNNNNNNNNNNNNNNNNNNNNNNNNNNNNNNNNNNNNNNNNNNNNNNNNNNNNNNNNNNNNNNNNNNNNNNNNNNNNNNNNNNNNNNNNNNNNNNNNNNNNNNNNNNNNNNNNNNNNNNNNNNNNNNNNNNNNNNNNNNNNNNNNNNNNNNNNNNNNNNNNNNNNNNNNNNNNNNNNNNNNNNNNNNNNNNNNNNNNNNNNNNNNNNNNNNNNNNNNNNNNNNNNNNNNNNNNNNNNNNNNNNNNNNNNNNNNNNNNNNNNNNNNNNNNNNNNNNNNNNNNNNNNNNNNNNNNNNNNNNNNNNNNNNNNNNNNNNNNNNNNNNNNNNNNNNNNNNNNNNNNNNNNNNNNNNNNNNNNNNNNNNNNNNNNNNNNNNNNNNNNNNNNNNNNNNNNNNNNNNNNNNNNNNNNNNNNNNNNNNNNNNNNNNNNNNNNNNNNNNNNNNNNNNNNNNNNNNNNNNNNNNNNNNNNNNNNNNNNNNNNNNNNNNNNNNNNNNNNNNNNNNNNNNNNNNNNNNNNNNNNNNNNNNNNNNNNNNNNNNNNNNNNNNNNNNNNNNNNNNNNNNNNNNNNNNNNNNNNNNNNNNNNNNNNNNNNNNNNNNNNNNNNNNNNNNNNNNNNNNccctttaggtggaacaacaatatgaactaaccagtacccccagagctcgtgtctctagctgcatatgtagcagaagatggcctagtcagccatcactgggaagtgaggcctcttggtcttgcaaactttatatgccccagtacagaggaacaccagggccaagaaggggggtgggtgggtaggtgagtggaaggggggaggctataggggactttggggatagcatttaaaatgtaaatgaaataaatacctaataaaaattggggaaaaaagaatgaatatctATAACAAATGCAAGTCCATGgctaatgaatacatttttaggCATAGATCAACCTGTAGTTTATCTTACACAAACATTTTGCAGAAAAAGTCTATACACAGCCTATACCCTAAGATAATCTCAATTTTCCTCTCAGAGAAGTGACTGGGCTATCAGGATGTTTAAAATAGCGATTTTATCTTAGGGGATAACTAAGTCGTTGTTTTATCATATGAGCGTTAAAACTTTCTTAGTAAGCTcaagtgtttgtgtctgtttgcatATGGCTTAAATAAAATGCAATACTATGTTCAAGATGCTAATTATAATGCCAAAGATAAAGTCTTCCTGTAGCTAGAATTACCTGATGTTCTGAAGTAGATATTCAGCACATTAATCATAAAGTGACAAAACGAATTTGCAATCATAGAGCTGGTTATTTGCTGATTAGTTTCTCACTCATCAGCAATATTGCTTAAGTATCCAGTTGTctcgattctttttttttttttttttttggtttcaagCACTCCTACACTTGGtagagtaaaaaaaataaaatttcaaggtAGATGTAGGATTACTTATATCTAAATCGAATAGTAATAGATCAACAGCACAGTGATGAAGTTGATGAAAGGTAAGAGGCATCTCATTGGATTTAGTAACTATGGAAATATGAGTGTTCGTAGGCACCTCTTTTTCAGAAGGCCTGAAATGTAGTTCAGGGAGGGAAGTTGAAGGATGGTTTATTTCATAAAAACATATTGCTTTTCAATAATTCTGCAATAGCACTTTGTCATGATATGAAGTCAAtgatgagaaaattttaaaaccttGGCCATATGACATATAAAGATGGATCAACCAAGACAGAACTAGTCTTAAATGGCCACACTTTACCCTCATTGGTCATTGTTTCCTTCATATTTCCATTCAAAGCTCATGCCTcagatataaatatttcatttcagaACCACACTCTGTCTCTGTGCTTAATGCTTATACTCTTCATGATGCATAGTCTTAAAAATGAAcacactttaaaacatttaaatggatGACACACAGACAAGCATACCTTCTAgacattatcattatcatttgggaGATAAAAATTGGCAAAcacttctggttttctttgtaatgttaaaaggaaaatatttcaaaaaagatTTTCAGAATGCTTTGATTTTTGTAACTGGCTAAGTTCTTACCCCTTCAGATCCATGTCTTGACATTCCAGTGAGACAGCGATAATTATTTGTAGATGCTTCTATGAGATTTAATTTTGTATCCCAGACAATTGTTATATTTGCACTCTTTACAATATAAGAAAGTTCATTACTTTTCAGTCTTTTTGTGTTTCCCTTTAGTcagtaaataatcaaattcaTTCAGACTTGGTGGCCCACAATAATTTCAGCACTCCGATGTAGAAACAGGATCCTGATTATGAGTTCAAGAGCACCCTGAGCTAggtagtgagactctgtctcaaaataataaatgttagaaaaataaattatgaaattgatttatttctatttgtgaAATATTGGTTAAATtcatgtctttctcttcctctttttctttcactacTTCTTCCTGATTTTCTCAACAAATCTTGCAATTAATAATTTAACTATCCTCTCAGCTCTCAAGATTTTCCTCTACCAATCTGCTTTCGATGTCTAGTGGTTGATTTTTCTAGTGCCAGGATTACCAACctgaaaaacaaagccaaacccgATCTCAATAATTTTCTATGACCTAGATTAGAATTAAATTTAATAGTAAAGCATTCACAATATGGAAGTGGTGTCCTGTATGTACCTCCCATGTAGATGACAAAgttcctgtcctctctctcttcctcatctccatcCTGTAGACAAATAAAAGAGTGAATCTACTGTGGTGTACCAAAGTATGGTGCAGGTATATTGATACATCtatacgcacacacatatgcatatgcatcgTGGAATGGCTGCATCAAACTCTCTAATAATATATGTAGTACCTTACACATTCGTCACTGGTTTTGATGAGGACCTTACTTGGCTTTGTTTCAGTATGAGTGGAACATAAAAGTTTGAACTCATGAAGGGAGTAGATGGCAGTTGCTGGAGAGGTCAGGgatagacagagagaagagacactCATCAAGTTACAGTGACATGGTAGGAAACTATTTTCCATGTCATCCTTTGTCGTGTTCTTCTTTgggctttgttgtttttctatattaTTCTCCACGTGTATAGAAGAATCCCTTTAGCTCATTATCTACTGtgtaaaaaatcaaaacaatgtaaTCGTCCAGATTGTAGGATCATCTCTTGTGTTATGGATACAACATGCTGCTGTTAAACTTTGCATCTTCCAGAACATTACACGTGCCTCTGGTAGCATCACAGTGCTGATCCTCATATTAGACTGTGAAATCCTTGTGATCAAGAACCATTCAtgctgctcacagccagctattggatggaacacagggtccccaatggaggagctagagaaagtacccaaggaactgaaaggggctgcaaccctgtaggtggaacaacaatatgaactaaccagtaccccctgagctcgagtctctagctgcatatgtagcagaagatggcctaattggccatcactgggaatagaggccccttggtcttgcaaactttatatgacccagcacaagggaaggcctgggccaagtagtgggagtgggtgggtaggggagcaggggcgggggggaggtataggaactttcgggatagcatttgaaatgtaaataaaNAAAANaaaaaaaaatgactaatcaaaaaaaaaaaaaagaaccattcgTGCACTGtttatctttgcttttctctaCTGAAGTCCTTATTAACAGAGTCTCATCCTACAGCTATTgaattcataaaacaaaagaaatcacagtAGTTAATATTGAAGACATCAAGAGATCTATTGctaaggcattttttttaatttgatattttattattgatattCTCCCATAGATACTGTCCTATTCTCCTCAACTAAGTGGGAGATAAAGCAAGAGTGTGTAGCATATAAAGGTATGGCAGACAGTTACTGATGGTAGGTGTTTTGATTTGGAAGCCACACTCCGGATTTTCTTGATTGCACTGCTTAAGTCTTTGCACCCAATGGCCTAAGGCAGAGCTATTTATTGCATTTGGCGCTTGAGCTATTTAATAGCTGAGCTTACACTCATCCTTTGTGACTTGGACTTTTACTGCTTATTTAACTGTTCGTGTTTCTTAGGTTGTCACATCAGCACTTGAAAACAATGTGCTCTCCctcctttaaaaactatttcagcATATTTAATTATTAGATCCAATATATACTTTCAAGTTTgctaagatatattttataatatttttttctgtgaacatGTTTCCCATTCTGGCTGCCTTTTGAACCAATTTGGGAGTATTTAATACTGTTTTGCTGGCTGGAGTCATAATTCTGTACAGCAAATTTCtagaatttatttcattctttctcacATAAAACTTTTGGCATGTATCTTGCCCATTGTCTCTCACTCTTAGaattatattgtttaaaaaattgtttacatTTACAGCTCTGCTAAAGACAGATTTTCTTACTACTAAGTTTTGCTACTTGCAAATACCATCACATTCCCCATGAGCATTCATATCCATAAGCCACATGTAAAACTGTGATAATTATGAGTTATTGACACTGATGGTGATGCTCAGACCATGCCAGAGACTTTCTTTGGTGCTTTGAATGAAGTGTCCTATGTAATCCTTACATTATCACTGTGAGAGATATGGGCAATACCTCCTAGTTTCTAGATTGGAAAAACATAAATTTCTATACAATAAATAAGATTTGCACGTAACAGTTTTTAGGATCAGAACCTAGTCTTAGATTCAGGTGGTCTATACTCATCATCACCATGACTATGCAGAATATAATTTAGAACTGAACAATAGGTGTTCTGTCTATaaagagttttgtttatttattagaaTTATAGCATATCCTCGATACAGTGGTTCTTCTTTTAATCATATGCCTCACCTCTGCAATTTCCCCCTTTTATTCTCTATCTGCTGTTGATAAATTGCACAGTAAGTGTTTTTTCCCCTTCAGTCTTGGGACAATTTCACGATAGCTTTGTTAACAAGTGAATGGCACAAATATCACTTTATAGTCCTTTGTTGATTCTGAGATAAAGTGCCATGAAAGCCACTCCATGCATGCTTGAATTTATCTTTGCTGGCCAAACAATGGGAATACATCTAACTCTAAGGAAAAGAATCAGAGGAAAGTTTAtggatttatttcctttattctaTGAGGATTATTGGAAGATGAGATAGTATAGGCAGACACACATTTGAATGCTTCTCTACAAAGTAGATGTTATTGAAATATAAAAGGCAAATACtcataaaaagcaaaactaaaggaTCACTACTAGTCTCACCAATTACATATAGTATGGGTTATAATAGCTGCCTGTGTTATACCAttgtaaaatgtctttttctACCTTTATGCTTTTTCTCCCATTGCTGGGTACTGAATCCAGGGCATCTGCTGGCAAGTGCTCCATAATTGAATATATCACTTCATCCTAAGATAGTATATTTTGAAGTGCATTTAATTTAGGgaattatcaaaataaatttaactggttctattattttgttattatgttGGATAATATTAACTCTGAAACTATCatgatttttactttatatgagATACTAATATTAGCCTATAACAGATTGATATAATTAGGCAAAGAAATAGTTGGGAAattaattttatacttattttatacaCATTCCTATGCCTAATTCCCTTCCATTAAATATTATTcctcttctattttgtttctttagctCATAGTATTTTGTCTATGTTAAAATTTTGCTGTTATTAGTTATGAATGCTTCTTGAATATGATCCATTCGTGAATAATGAGGAGAAAACATAGGAAACAGTTTGCGGAGAGGGAGAATAAAGAAACCAGTGTAAGGGCAGAACAAGATTGACAAGAGAAAGAATACTTAGTATGTCTTCTAAAAGAAACTTGGCAACAAAAATACCCTTCTCCCAATTCAATTCCCTGCATTATTTTACGATGGAAATGTTCTATCTGATCCATTTCTGATGACACAAGAGTCTTGATTTATACGGTTGGTGATAAACTAACAGTCTGAAGGATGGCAGCGAACAGAAGCCTGGCCTTAACTTCCTTTAAGTGTGATCATGCCCATACTGCTGTTATCTGTCTATTCCTTCTGCAACATAACCTGTTCCTAGAAGATGATCCTCTGTATTTGcctgtctgcttgtgtgtgtccAGGTTGGCCTAGGTTGCATAGTTCTAGCCTTGGAGACGCAAAGAGCATACAAAGCATATAGACTCTAAACTTGAaagttctgttgttgttgttttctttttagtttgtgtgtgtctgtgtctggtgtgtgtgtgtgtgtgtgtgtgtgtgtgtgtgtgtgtgtgttagcttctCCAGTGTTTTAGCCTTGGTTTTTTAAGACATGAGATAAAAACCCACTAGAAAATCATATTTGATCTTACATGGAAATAGGTACAGTATTTGTTAAGGTCAGcagtttttcaaataaaacaacTTTGACTATTTGTGAGAGTGGTCCCACACCAATATGCTGTCTTAAGGAAGTGGCGGAGTGGGGAATAAACCCCACTACTAAGCTTATAGAACCTAGGAGGTTGTGTAGACTCTCTCCACCATCAGCATCTGATAGAAGAATAGTTGGTAGGCATCTGTGTCATAACAAGAGGCAATCATGGATAAGTCACAGATGCAGGTAGGTGTGGTTTAGAACACAGTTCTGATTCCTAATGCATCTCACTTATGAGAGCTTTTTAGCAATTATTTTACTCTCAGAAATTTTTAGACGAGAGGCTTATGTGTAGCCATCCTAATGCACCTTACTTAGTCATCAGACTCGGGTTTAAGAAAGATCTTTATTAGGAAACGTAGCTTTCGACGGGCATCTAGGGGGATTCCTTCAGCAACCTCAGCCAAATAAGTCAGTCCATGTGTCCAATGGTTTGCCTTCACTGGCTGTTAATTCCTGTAGGTTCTGGGTTGTATTTATAAACTGTGCGTCTAATTGTTGCTTTGAAGCCATAAGGGAACTGGTTACTTTGAATACCCAGGTTCTTTGACAAATTGTTTCACAGAGGCAAGATGGAATCTTGGAGAATGTCCTCCAAATGTGACTCTTACAGTCTCACTAGAAGTGATCTTTGCATGCTTTTCAGATTGTCAAATATCTACCTGCTAGTGAATATTAGCTTACTTCTCTTTACTTAAACCACATTTTAAGAccccaaattaaaagaaaataacttatgTGTTGTGCCTGGTGCTTAGGATGGTGATAATAAtgatgtgtgactgtgtgtgtgtgtgtgtgtgtgtgtgtgtgcgtgtttgtgtgctGACAAGTTAAAACATGCCACATTCTCTTTGTAAAATTACTGTTTCTAATATAATGTTCACATAAGCAaccaaaagtttaaaaatgaataggCTATCAGCTACCATATTTATAAGGATCATATAGTTTTAGAGTCTGTGGTGATTCTGAAGCCGAAAATAACATAATGATTCTAAAAGTTTACTTCAAAGGTGGGTTTTGGTGCTGAGAGATTATTTACTTTAGTTTAGTTGATATTTGAATACAATTTGGCTTACTCATGCTAGGTGGCCTTTTCCTCTGTTAGTCAATGTTTTTATGGATCTTCAGGTCAGGCTTGGTGATTTTTAGCCACCCACACCTCCCCTTTCCCACTGTTGAGTAAAAATAGaagtggtattttatcacagcttaATAAACAGTGGCCGGATACTGGAGATGCTTTTaaggacaataacaacaacaacaaaaagtcatcATTTAATTCTAAGCCTCTCAGCAAGGGCTGGAATGCATGTGTTGCCTATTCTTAGATGTAAATAAACACtcatgttttaaattcttttctcagGTCACGTGTGCCAACCTAACAAATGGTGGGAAATCGGAACTTCTGAAGTCAGGGAGCAGCAAATCCACACTAAAGCACATATGGACAGAAAGCAGCAAAGACTTATCTATCAGTCGGCTCCTCTCACAGACTTTCCGTGGTAAAGAAAATGACACAGATTTGGACCTGCGCTATGACACCCCAGAACCTTATTCTGAGCAAGACCTCTGGGACTGGCTGAGGAACTCCACAGATCTTCAGGAGCCTCGGCCCAGGGCCAAAAGACGGCCCATTGTTAAAACTGGCAAGTTTAAGAAAATGTTTGGATGGGGTGATTTTCATTCCAACATCAAAACAGTGAAGCTAAACCTGTTGATAACTGGGAAAATTGTAGATCACGGCAACGGAACCTTTAGTGTCTATTTCAGGCATAACTCCACTGGTCAAGGGAATGTATCTGTCAGCTTGGTGCCCCCAACAAAAATCGTGGAATTCGATTTGGCACAACAAACCGTGATTGATGCTAAAGATTCCAAGTCCTTCAACTGTCGCATTGAGTATGAGAAGGTTGACAAGGCCACCAAGAACACACTCTGCAACTACGACCCTTCAAAAACCTGTTACCAGGAGCAGACCCAAAGTCACGTTTCCTGGCTCTGCTCTAAGCCCTTCAAGGTGAtctgtatttacatttccttttataGTACAGACTATAAACTAGTACAGAAGGTATGCCCTGACTACAACtatcacagtgacacaccttacTTCCCCTCCGGATGAAGATGAACAGGGCATGAGACTGAAGCCTGCGGAGTTAAAGGTCATAGGACAGGGCTGTCACCTTAAGGAAGAAGGTCACATCTGTTGCCTGGAATGTGTCTACCCTGCTGCTCTTGTTGACTGGTGCGCACATGCTAGTGTGAAAACAATTGATGTAATTTCTGCACAGTCAGCTTCATCTCTCAGCATAGTTGTAAATCACCATAGATTTCAGAGTCTCATCTGAAGACATGCTGTCACGAATAGAGGCCCATGAGCATCCATTCCTGCACATTTCAGCTCACATCTATCATGGTTCCCTGTGAGAGGGCTTTCATTGTCTGACTCATGATGGTTCAGGACAAACTCTgatcaaacaaaaagaattaactAGACAGAGGATGTGTCTAACATGTTGTTACGGAAATCTCTTTTAAGGTCTTGAGTCCATGCTAATCAATAATCCCCACTCATGCATTCCTACTGCTTGGAGTAGCTGTGCTGGTAAATACCTACTGTAGGAGTTATATGCttgttaaatggaaaaaaaaatgtgtctttagAGCtcagtattctttattttatgaacaCAACACAGTGTAGTAGCTTTTTCCCAGCAGACAGTAGGCACATTCAAGGTGATGCAGGACGGCTTAT includes:
- the Nxph1 gene encoding neurexophilin-1; amino-acid sequence: MQAACWYVLLLLQPTVYLVTCANLTNGGKSELLKSGSSKSTLKHIWTESSKDLSISRLLSQTFRGKENDTDLDLRYDTPEPYSEQDLWDWLRNSTDLQEPRPRAKRRPIVKTGKFKKMFGWGDFHSNIKTVKLNLLITGKIVDHGNGTFSVYFRHNSTGQGNVSVSLVPPTKIVEFDLAQQTVIDAKDSKSFNCRIEYEKVDKATKNTLCNYDPSKTCYQEQTQSHVSWLCSKPFKVICIYISFYSTDYKLVQKVCPDYNYHSDTPYFPSG